From Kineosporia succinea, the proteins below share one genomic window:
- a CDS encoding amidohydrolase, with translation MNINDVASLVAVYADELIDVRRDIHAHPELGFQEFRTTGLVFDRLAKAGLEPHRLSNGTGLWCDIGGGQRTVALRADLDALPMIDSCDRPWASTHEGAAHACGHDVHTTGLLGAALALADRHERSPLPGRVRVIFQPAEEKMPGGALKVLGEGLLDGVDRAYGLHCDPHTDVGQIGSRVGPITAAADHVSVTLTGHGGHTSRPHLTEDVIFALAEVVTAVPGALSRRLDPRAGASMVWGRINAGVAMNAIPSAGEVAGTFRCLDSAVWAVAGSVITETIHSVVQPYGVRAEVNYQRGVPPTVNDAAAVAVAEAAIKAEFGDGALQLTPQSLGGEDFAWILEKVPGAMVRLGTRTPGGPTYDLHRPDFDVDERAVSIAATFLASTALRDLYSV, from the coding sequence GTGAACATTAACGACGTTGCTTCTCTGGTAGCCGTGTACGCCGACGAGCTGATCGACGTGCGCCGCGACATCCACGCGCATCCGGAACTCGGTTTTCAGGAGTTCCGCACCACCGGGCTGGTGTTCGACCGGCTGGCCAAGGCCGGGCTCGAGCCGCACCGGCTCTCCAACGGCACCGGCCTGTGGTGCGACATCGGCGGCGGCCAGCGCACGGTCGCGCTGCGCGCCGACCTCGACGCGCTGCCGATGATCGACAGCTGCGACCGCCCCTGGGCATCCACCCACGAGGGCGCGGCGCACGCCTGCGGTCACGACGTGCACACCACCGGTCTGCTCGGCGCCGCGCTGGCGCTGGCCGACCGGCACGAGCGCAGTCCTCTGCCGGGCCGGGTGCGGGTGATCTTCCAGCCGGCCGAGGAGAAGATGCCCGGCGGCGCGCTGAAGGTGCTCGGCGAGGGCCTGCTCGACGGGGTCGACCGTGCCTACGGCCTGCACTGCGACCCGCACACCGACGTGGGCCAGATCGGTTCCCGCGTCGGGCCGATCACCGCCGCGGCCGACCACGTGAGCGTCACGCTCACCGGGCACGGTGGGCACACCTCGCGTCCGCACCTCACCGAAGACGTGATCTTCGCCCTGGCCGAGGTGGTCACCGCCGTGCCGGGGGCGCTCTCGCGCCGGCTCGACCCGCGCGCCGGGGCGTCGATGGTCTGGGGCCGCATCAACGCCGGGGTCGCGATGAACGCGATCCCGAGCGCGGGTGAGGTGGCCGGCACGTTCCGCTGCCTCGACAGCGCGGTGTGGGCGGTCGCGGGCTCGGTCATCACCGAGACCATCCACTCCGTCGTGCAGCCCTACGGGGTGCGAGCCGAGGTCAACTACCAGCGCGGGGTGCCGCCCACCGTCAACGACGCGGCCGCCGTGGCGGTGGCCGAGGCCGCGATCAAGGCCGAGTTCGGTGACGGGGCGCTGCAACTCACGCCGCAGAGTCTCGGTGGTGAGGACTTCGCCTGGATCCTCGAGAAGGTTCCGGGGGCGATGGTCCGGCTCGGCACCCGCACGCCCGGCGGGCCGACCTACGACCTGCACCGGCCCGACTTCGACGTTGACGAGCGGGCGGTCTCGATCGCCGCGACCTTCCTGGCCTCCACGGCGCTGCGCGATCTGTACTCGGTCTGA
- a CDS encoding BMP family lipoprotein, protein MRRVTKMVTVAAAATFALAACGGGSSEGSSGDSTGSATSDIKVGLAYDVGGRGDQSFNDSAAAGLDKAKTEFGFETKELEASNGETDAQREERLRLLAQGGYNPVIAVGYAYATALGKVAPEFADTQFAIIDDSTLEKTANVTSLVFAEEQGSYLVGAIAAEASKTGNVGYVGGVNTPLLQKFEAGFTQGAKAVNKDIKVQVKYLSQPPDFSGFGAPDKAETTAQGMIDADADVIYAAAGGSGSGVFKAIKAAGADHWAIGVDSDQYLTADASVKDIILTSMLKRVDTSVYDFVKSAVDGKVLTGVQEFDLSDEGVGYSTSNSAVEPYEAKADELKKQIIDGEIKVSATP, encoded by the coding sequence GTGCGCCGGGTGACCAAGATGGTGACGGTCGCTGCTGCTGCGACCTTCGCCCTCGCTGCCTGTGGCGGCGGAAGCTCCGAGGGCTCGAGCGGTGACAGCACCGGCTCCGCCACGTCCGACATCAAGGTGGGCCTGGCCTACGACGTCGGTGGCCGCGGCGACCAGTCCTTCAACGACTCCGCCGCAGCCGGCCTGGACAAGGCCAAGACCGAGTTCGGGTTCGAGACCAAGGAGCTCGAGGCCAGCAACGGCGAGACCGACGCCCAGCGTGAGGAGCGGCTGCGGCTGCTCGCCCAGGGCGGCTACAACCCGGTCATCGCGGTCGGCTACGCCTACGCGACGGCCCTCGGCAAGGTGGCCCCGGAGTTCGCGGACACCCAGTTCGCCATCATCGACGACTCGACCCTCGAGAAGACGGCCAACGTCACCTCGCTGGTCTTCGCCGAGGAGCAGGGCTCGTACCTGGTCGGCGCCATCGCCGCCGAGGCCTCCAAGACCGGCAACGTCGGCTACGTGGGTGGCGTGAACACCCCGCTGCTGCAGAAGTTCGAGGCCGGCTTCACCCAGGGCGCCAAGGCCGTCAACAAGGACATCAAGGTCCAGGTCAAGTACCTGAGCCAGCCGCCGGACTTCAGCGGCTTCGGTGCCCCGGACAAGGCCGAGACCACCGCGCAGGGCATGATCGACGCCGACGCCGACGTGATCTACGCGGCTGCGGGCGGTTCCGGCTCCGGCGTGTTCAAGGCGATCAAGGCCGCCGGCGCCGACCACTGGGCGATCGGTGTCGACTCCGACCAGTACCTGACCGCCGACGCGTCGGTGAAGGACATCATCCTGACCTCGATGCTCAAGCGCGTCGACACCTCGGTCTACGACTTCGTGAAGTCGGCCGTGGACGGCAAGGTCCTCACCGGCGTCCAGGAGTTCGACCTCTCCGACGAGGGTGTCGGCTACTCCACCTCGAACTCGGCCGTCGAGCCGTACGAGGCGAAGGCCGACGAGCTGAAGAAGCAGATCATCGACGGCGAGATCAAGGTCTCCGCCACCCCGTGA
- a CDS encoding ABC transporter ATP-binding protein — MPESEDAVAGGPSAGGVVPAVELSGITKRFPGVVANHDVNLRVRPGTVHAVVGENGAGKSTLMKTLYGMHKPDEGTITLNGETVVLHSPSDAIARGVGMVHQHFMLADNLTVLENVVLGAEPKRWGGFGLNRASARTKIREIGKQYGLEVDPDALVERLGVGDRQRVEIIKVLYRGARILVLDEPTAVLVPQEVDALFDALGVLKAQGLSIIFISHKLDEVRTVADDITVMRRGTTVATADPKTVSSRQLAELMVGSELPSPQTSDSTVTDRPVLELSGVNLVEDGRHLLRDITLTIHAGEVLGLAGVEGNGQAELVESIMGMRTVENGTIKLVGDDITAWTTKRRREAGLGYIPEDRHRHGLILEAPLWENRVLGHQTRRPNVKGPLIDRAGARADTERIVREYDVRTPSIDVAASALSGGNQQKLIVGREMSGEPKLLIAAHPTRGVDVGAQSAIWDLLRTARAEGLAVLLISADMDELIGLSDSLTVILRGELVAQVDPSTVTPEQLGSAMTGAGEAA, encoded by the coding sequence ATGCCCGAGTCGGAAGACGCGGTGGCCGGCGGGCCGAGCGCGGGTGGCGTGGTCCCCGCGGTCGAGCTCTCAGGCATCACCAAACGGTTCCCTGGCGTAGTCGCCAACCATGACGTGAACCTGCGGGTCCGGCCCGGCACGGTGCACGCCGTGGTCGGGGAGAACGGCGCCGGCAAGTCCACGCTGATGAAGACCCTCTACGGCATGCACAAGCCGGACGAGGGCACGATCACGCTGAACGGCGAGACGGTCGTGCTGCACAGCCCCTCCGACGCGATCGCCCGCGGCGTGGGCATGGTGCACCAGCACTTCATGCTCGCCGACAACCTGACCGTTCTCGAGAACGTCGTGCTCGGCGCCGAGCCCAAGCGCTGGGGCGGCTTCGGCCTGAACCGCGCCTCGGCCCGCACGAAGATCCGCGAGATCGGCAAGCAGTACGGCCTCGAGGTCGACCCCGACGCGCTGGTCGAGCGCCTCGGTGTGGGCGACCGGCAGCGGGTCGAGATCATCAAGGTCCTCTACCGCGGCGCGCGCATCCTGGTGCTCGACGAGCCCACCGCCGTGCTGGTGCCGCAGGAGGTCGACGCCCTCTTCGACGCCCTGGGCGTGCTGAAGGCCCAGGGCCTGTCGATCATCTTCATCTCGCACAAGCTCGACGAGGTCCGCACCGTCGCCGACGACATCACCGTCATGCGCCGCGGTACCACCGTCGCCACCGCCGACCCCAAGACGGTCAGCTCCCGCCAGCTCGCCGAGTTGATGGTCGGCAGCGAGCTCCCCTCGCCGCAGACCAGCGACTCCACGGTCACCGACCGGCCGGTGCTGGAACTGTCCGGCGTCAACCTGGTCGAAGACGGCCGGCACCTGCTGCGCGACATCACCCTGACCATCCACGCCGGTGAGGTGCTGGGCCTGGCCGGGGTCGAGGGCAACGGGCAGGCCGAGCTGGTCGAGTCGATCATGGGCATGCGCACCGTCGAGAACGGCACGATCAAGCTCGTCGGCGACGACATCACCGCCTGGACCACGAAGCGCCGCCGCGAGGCCGGACTCGGGTACATCCCGGAGGACCGGCACCGGCACGGCCTGATCCTCGAGGCCCCGCTCTGGGAGAACCGCGTCCTCGGGCACCAGACCCGCCGCCCGAACGTCAAGGGCCCGCTGATCGACCGGGCCGGGGCCCGCGCCGACACCGAGCGGATCGTGCGCGAGTACGACGTGCGCACCCCGTCCATCGACGTCGCCGCCTCCGCCCTGTCCGGCGGCAACCAGCAGAAGCTGATCGTCGGCCGCGAGATGAGCGGCGAGCCCAAGCTGCTGATCGCCGCGCACCCCACCCGGGGCGTCGACGTCGGCGCCCAGTCGGCCATCTGGGACCTGCTGCGCACCGCCCGCGCCGAGGGCCTGGCCGTGCTGCTGATCAGCGCCGACATGGACGAGCTGATCGGTCTCTCCGACAGCCTGACCGTGATCCTGCGCGGCGAGCTGGTCGCCCAGGTCGACCCGTCGACCGTCA